The genomic region AACACCGCAGAACGCCACTGCGGGACAGCCTCACCACCATGGCGCCAATGCGCGCTTATATACCAGCCCACCGGCCCATATGGACCGCCCTGGACGACGATATCGGACTCCGTATCGTCCCGGCCGCTGACGTAGGTGACGTTCTCGATGCGGACGTTCTTGCCCGCAATGTCGTGATCGGGGTTTCCTCCGCCGAGTTCGACGGCCCACCAGCTTGTTCCGACGTGATCGTCGGTCGTCACCGCGATCGTCGCAATGTCCAGGTCATTCACCTGAAGAATCTGCACGCCATAGCCGGCGCCGGTCCCCCGCCCGGGCATGTAGGCCGTAATGTCGTCGAACGAGGCATCGTGGACGCGGTACAGCACCACGGCACTGCCGTCCGCTCCGTAGGATGCCACGCTCCCGAATCGGACACCGGCGATGTCTTGGATGAGAATCCGTCCGGGCCCTTCGAGGATTAGATCGTTGATCGTCAGGTTCGAGGACGGCAGATCTCCGACACTGAGCTGATCTCGAATCTGGGCGGCTCCCACGACATTGATATCGCCCGCGTGGTCGGAGACAAGGCGCACGTTGTCGATCACCGAGTCATGCAGGGATGCAAGAAGTATTCCGCCGTTCCCGCCAACGGTCGGTCCGTCGGCTGCCATGCTCTCGGCGTAGATGTTGCGCAGGGTCAGACCGGCGAACTTGCTCGTGGTGGCCGACGGTGTTTCCACGGCGAGCGACCAGTTCTTGGAACCGCGGATAGTGACGTCGCTGATCGACAGACCGGAGAAGTCCCACCACATGGAGTCCTCGGTGCCGTCGATGTTGTTGGTCGCCAGCACTATTCCCGTCTGTGCGCCGTCGATGGTCACGTCGGAGATCCGGATGTCGCGCGACGCGAGACTCGTCCAATCACCAGGACCGGTGGCCTTTGCAGAGTTGACTTGAATGCCGAACTCCTTACCGGTCACCGTGACGTCACTGATCGTGATGTCATAGCCGCCCTGCACCCGGACGCCGCTGGCGGGCCCACCGGTCACCGCTATGTGCGACGCAACCGAGCCACCGTTGTTCCACTCACCAAGGCCGGACTGATTGAACGGGCCGTCGTCGGGGCCGTACGTCCATGGCTGTGTCGCGTCGTAGTAGGTCACGAATGCCAGACCGTCATCACCGACGTTCAGCGCGACGAGTCCGTCCACGGTGACCCGACGGTTCGCGTTGAAGTGCAACCCGTCGGCCATGGTGCCGATGGCAGTGAAGTTGGTGACAGTCACATCGGACGCGCCCATGATGACCGCTCCAGCTTGTGGTGCATTGACCACTCTGGCGTTGACGATCGACACGAATTCGACAGTGCCCGTCGAGCCGACCCATTGCGGTGGTGGCGGAGAGTCCGATGGCCAGCCAAGGACCGAGAGTCCGTCGCCGAAGCTTCGCGCCGAGGGCCGGGTGACCCATTCGATGGTCGGGTTGGAAAT from Mycolicibacterium sp. YH-1 harbors:
- a CDS encoding glycosyl hydrolase family 28-related protein, with the translated sequence MESPISWLVLAWVRREFVDTVAADAGGQSATSTAMPAGAVSAVINVKDYGAVGDGITDDSAAIKAAEAALTSGGHLYFPDGDYRFAQQHPAGDAALLLAGLSNVTVEFAPGARLLMDNLDANGHGTSHGIRVEGAASHVTISNPTIEWVTRPSARSFGDGLSVLGWPSDSPPPPQWVGSTGTVEFVSIVNARVVNAPQAGAVIMGASDVTVTNFTAIGTMADGLHFNANRRVTVDGLVALNVGDDGLAFVTYYDATQPWTYGPDDGPFNQSGLGEWNNGGSVASHIAVTGGPASGVRVQGGYDITISDVTVTGKEFGIQVNSAKATGPGDWTSLASRDIRISDVTIDGAQTGIVLATNNIDGTEDSMWWDFSGLSISDVTIRGSKNWSLAVETPSATTSKFAGLTLRNIYAESMAADGPTVGGNGGILLASLHDSVIDNVRLVSDHAGDINVVGAAQIRDQLSVGDLPSSNLTINDLILEGPGRILIQDIAGVRFGSVASYGADGSAVVLYRVHDASFDDITAYMPGRGTGAGYGVQILQVNDLDIATIAVTTDDHVGTSWWAVELGGGNPDHDIAGKNVRIENVTYVSGRDDTESDIVVQGGPYGPVGWYISAHWRHGGEAVPQWRSAVFGDTIPV